CCGGCATCGTCAACGTCGGCTCCAAAGTGCGCGTGCAGGAAGACGGCAGCAAACCCGAAGAGTACACCATCGTCGGCGCGGCCGAGGCCAACCCGGCCAAGGGGCTGATCTCCAACGAGTCGCCGCTGGGCAAGGCTCTGCTGGGCCGAAAGACGGGCGACGAAGTCAAGGTGAACGCGCCCGCCGGGGTGCTGTCGTTTCGGATTGTCAGGATTGATTAATCCTGCTCACCAGAAACACATTAGCCCTGCGCGTCGCGATGCGCGGGGCTTTTTTTTAACTTTGAGGGCATTATGCGCGAGTATTCCGAGATTGAAAAATTCCGATTAGCAAAACTGGAACGTTTGCGGGCGCGGGGCGAAGAACCTTACCCGCCTCGCCTTCAACGCACTCACACCACCGGGGAAGCCGTCTCGGCCTACAAGGCCGCTCTGGCGGCGAGCGGAGCGAGCGCCGACCCGCACGACTCGCAAGTCAGGGCCATCGTCTGTGGCCGCATCCGTTCAATTCGGACGATGGGCAAGTCGGCCTTTGCCCACATTGAAGACGGCGCGGGCAAACTGCAACTCTACTTCCGCGCCGACGAAGTTGGCGTTGAGGCGCTCAAGAACTTTCAGGCCGACCACGACCTGGGCGACTTTATTCAGGCCGAGGGCGTGATGGTGCAGACGAAGGCCGGCGAGATCACCCTGCGAGTGGCCTCGTTCCGCATGTTGGCTAAAGGCATCAGCCCCCTGCCTGCCGCCAAAGAAGAAGTAGTGGACGGTGAACGCAAAGTATATTCGGCCTTCGACAACCCCGAAGCCCGCTACCGCCAGCGTTACGCCGATTTGGCCGTCAACCCTGAAGTGCGCGACATCTTCCACGCCCGGGCCAAAGTCGTGGCCGCCTTGCGCCGCTTTCTCGACATCAACGGCTTTCTGGAGGTGGAGACGCCGATCCTGCAACCGCTTTACGGCGGGGCGGCGGCGCGGCCTTTCACCACCCATCACAACCAACTGCACCAGGATTTGTACCTGCGAATTTCGTTCGAGCTTTACCTGAAACGCCTGCTGGTGGGCGGCCTTGAGCGGGTGTACGAAATTGGCCGCGACTTCCGCAATGAGGGCGTGAGCTTCAAACACAATCCGGAGTTCACCCAGCTTGAGTTCTATATGGCTTACGCCGATTACAACGACGTGATGGCCCTCACCGAGTTGATGTTGTCAACCGTGGCTGAGGAAGTTCTGGGAACGCGCAAAGTGACTTATCAAGGCCACGAGATTGACTTCACCCCGCCCTGGCCGCGAGTCACTATTCACGACGCAGTGCTGGAACGGTCGGGTATTGACCTGACTCAGTTCCCCGCCGCCGAGGCGCTGGCCGAGGCCATGATTGCCAAAGGCCACAAGCCGGAACCAAAATCCACCCGTGGCAAGCTGATTGACAGTCTAATCGGCCACTACGTCGAGCCGAATTTGATCCAACCGACGTTCCTGCTGGATTATCCGCGCGATATTTCGCCGCTGGCCAAGAGCAAACCGGGCGACCCGACGACGGTCGAACGATTTGAGTTATACGTGGCCGGCTTCGAGTTATGCAACGCCTTCACCGAGCTGAACGACCCGCTTGATCAGGAAGCGCGCTTTTTGGAGATGAGCCAGGATTACGCCGCCGGCGACGAGGAGCAACACCCGCTGGACGAAGATTATTTGCAGGCCATGCGCTACGGCATGCCGCCCAACGGCGGCTT
This Chloroflexota bacterium DNA region includes the following protein-coding sequences:
- the lysS gene encoding lysine--tRNA ligase, giving the protein MREYSEIEKFRLAKLERLRARGEEPYPPRLQRTHTTGEAVSAYKAALAASGASADPHDSQVRAIVCGRIRSIRTMGKSAFAHIEDGAGKLQLYFRADEVGVEALKNFQADHDLGDFIQAEGVMVQTKAGEITLRVASFRMLAKGISPLPAAKEEVVDGERKVYSAFDNPEARYRQRYADLAVNPEVRDIFHARAKVVAALRRFLDINGFLEVETPILQPLYGGAAARPFTTHHNQLHQDLYLRISFELYLKRLLVGGLERVYEIGRDFRNEGVSFKHNPEFTQLEFYMAYADYNDVMALTELMLSTVAEEVLGTRKVTYQGHEIDFTPPWPRVTIHDAVLERSGIDLTQFPAAEALAEAMIAKGHKPEPKSTRGKLIDSLIGHYVEPNLIQPTFLLDYPRDISPLAKSKPGDPTTVERFELYVAGFELCNAFTELNDPLDQEARFLEMSQDYAAGDEEQHPLDEDYLQAMRYGMPPNGGFGMGVDRLTMLLTDKATIREVLLFPHLRTKEE